A DNA window from Fodinibius sp. Rm-B-1B1-1 contains the following coding sequences:
- a CDS encoding sensor histidine kinase — MGYFKEGCWLQPHLLCSVTIFFLLFFSFNAQAQQQERIWNYAEVRADSNNDNTLDHLGERVTITGIANIQTGLLHEHYLQVFVQNDSSGISVFAMDIDIPFESGDSLVVKGKVDRYNGLAEVHADSYQVFKKGSSPPAPKPLDLAMVNPSKYLGMLVEGEGNIIEKGNSFNGKYVRIASSKDATKTMMVYVSNFHHLFDDFNFDVLSVGDKIVVCGIISEYNPDFPEEETYKMFLRTPQDLEYAGIPQFYMLLLLSGLGIITIIIVGWVVMLRRQVDSKTSVIKESLNEKELLLREIHHRVKNSLAIVSGLIELQLDSTESAEAQGILQDSQTRIRSMALIHEKLYQTESLSEIELDNYLKELVEAIHGTFTEYQEHVELIFELEKVELDVDRVIPCGLLVNELVVNAFKHAFEKNKRGLLKVGLYKQNGDITLKVADNGPGVPDDFSFHEEGNLGSMLVDTFAAQLNAKTEIATNGKGSTFLFTFPRN, encoded by the coding sequence ATGGGTTATTTCAAAGAAGGTTGTTGGCTACAACCTCATCTGTTATGTAGTGTTACTATTTTCTTTCTACTCTTTTTCAGTTTTAATGCTCAGGCTCAGCAACAAGAACGCATTTGGAATTATGCTGAGGTAAGGGCTGACTCCAATAATGACAATACATTAGATCATTTGGGAGAAAGGGTGACCATTACAGGTATTGCTAATATTCAAACGGGATTGCTACACGAGCATTATTTGCAGGTGTTTGTTCAGAATGATTCTTCCGGAATATCGGTTTTTGCCATGGATATTGATATTCCTTTTGAGTCAGGTGACAGTTTGGTTGTTAAGGGTAAGGTAGATCGTTATAACGGTTTGGCAGAAGTTCATGCCGATTCGTATCAGGTTTTTAAAAAAGGATCATCTCCGCCCGCTCCCAAGCCATTGGATTTGGCGATGGTAAATCCATCGAAATATTTGGGAATGCTGGTGGAAGGAGAAGGAAATATTATTGAAAAGGGCAATTCCTTTAATGGTAAATATGTGCGTATTGCATCAAGTAAAGATGCTACAAAGACGATGATGGTATATGTGTCTAACTTCCACCACCTTTTTGATGATTTTAATTTTGATGTATTAAGTGTGGGGGATAAAATCGTCGTTTGTGGCATTATCTCGGAATACAACCCCGATTTTCCCGAGGAAGAAACGTACAAAATGTTCTTGCGAACGCCCCAGGATCTTGAGTATGCAGGTATCCCTCAATTTTATATGCTGTTATTGTTGTCAGGATTGGGAATTATCACCATTATAATTGTAGGATGGGTGGTCATGTTACGCCGACAAGTTGATAGTAAAACCAGCGTTATTAAAGAATCGCTTAACGAGAAAGAGTTGCTGTTGCGTGAAATTCACCATCGCGTAAAAAACAGTTTGGCTATTGTATCGGGATTAATTGAGTTGCAGTTGGATAGCACCGAAAGTGCTGAAGCACAAGGGATATTGCAGGATAGTCAAACACGTATTCGATCGATGGCTTTGATTCATGAAAAATTATATCAAACAGAGTCGCTTTCGGAAATTGAATTGGATAATTATTTAAAAGAGTTGGTAGAGGCTATTCATGGCACTTTTACGGAATACCAAGAGCATGTTGAGCTGATATTTGAGTTAGAAAAGGTCGAATTAGATGTGGATCGTGTAATTCCTTGCGGACTTTTAGTAAACGAGTTGGTTGTGAATGCTTTTAAGCACGCTTTTGAAAAAAATAAGCGAGGATTATTAAAGGTAGGACTCTATAAACAGAATGGGGATATCACGTTGAAGGTTGCCGATAATGGGCCGGGTGTTCCCGATGATTTTAGCTTTCACGAGGAAGGTAATCTTGGTTCTATGCTTGTCGATACGTTTGCGGCCCAATTGAATGCAAAGACAGAAATTGCAACGAATGGGAAGGGGAGTACTTTTTTATTTACTTTTCCCAGAAATTAA
- a CDS encoding 5' nucleotidase, NT5C type, with amino-acid sequence MKIVYVDMDSVLVDFEHGIDQLSEETYQEYKGDLDEVPGFFRDLPPIDGAIEAFHKLSERYDVYILSTAPWSNPSAWIDKLLWVKKHLPDVARKRLILSHNKHLNKGDYLIDDRTANGAGDFEGEHIHFGEEPFRDWDAVLEYLLP; translated from the coding sequence ATGAAAATTGTTTATGTCGATATGGACAGCGTGCTGGTTGATTTTGAACACGGCATTGATCAGCTTTCAGAAGAAACGTATCAGGAATACAAAGGCGATCTTGATGAAGTGCCGGGCTTTTTCCGAGACCTTCCGCCCATCGACGGGGCCATCGAAGCCTTCCACAAATTAAGTGAGCGGTATGATGTGTATATACTTTCCACCGCACCGTGGTCCAATCCTTCTGCCTGGATCGACAAGTTGCTTTGGGTAAAAAAACATCTGCCCGATGTTGCCCGCAAGCGATTGATTTTAAGCCACAACAAGCATCTTAATAAAGGCGATTATCTCATTGACGACCGTACTGCCAACGGAGCAGGTGATTTTGAGGGTGAACATATCCATTTTGGTGAAGAGCCCTTCCGCGATTGGGATGCAGTGCTTGAGTATTTGCTACCGTAG
- a CDS encoding SDR family oxidoreductase, with protein MSKQLRCLVTGVTGYIGGRLVPKLLEKRYKVRVLSRDIDRLQGRPWIDQVEVVEADVLNPQSLPEALKNVDVAYYLIHSMSGKSSSEFHQRDIQAAKNFSKAAKSQHVERIIYLGGLGNPEDNLSKHLQSRQQTGEVLRQSGVPVTEFRAAIVVGSGSKSFEMIRYLTERVPIMICPSWVYSKVQPIAIRNVLQYLVAAIEKPKTKDKIIEIGGSSVITYADMMRIYAQVNGLKRILLPVPVLSPTLSSHWVHWMTPIPSSLARPLIEGLKNDVIVQSNDAEKLFPEINPFSYKRAVELAMARIDTDDVETTWNDALISSKGDEEPVILKTKEGLTIERRIRTVHGSSQQVFETFSSLGGENGWPVFQWAWKLRGILDRMVGGVGFRRGRRHPTELRVGDALDFWRVEAIKPGELLRLRAEMKVPGKAWLEFQALPNDDNTTKLVQTAYFAPKGLFGLLYWYGLYPFHSLIFSSMIDKLATQIETNNS; from the coding sequence TTGAGCAAACAACTGAGATGCTTAGTTACAGGCGTCACCGGGTATATTGGGGGACGTCTTGTACCCAAACTATTAGAAAAAAGATACAAAGTACGCGTACTTTCTCGTGATATCGATCGTCTTCAGGGTCGTCCCTGGATTGATCAGGTCGAAGTTGTCGAAGCAGATGTCCTTAACCCCCAAAGTTTACCCGAAGCTCTTAAAAACGTTGATGTCGCCTATTACCTAATCCATAGTATGAGTGGCAAAAGTAGCTCAGAGTTTCATCAACGAGATATACAAGCAGCAAAAAACTTCAGCAAGGCTGCAAAATCACAACATGTAGAGCGTATTATTTATCTGGGCGGGCTCGGGAATCCAGAGGACAATCTTTCTAAACATTTACAGTCGAGGCAACAAACCGGGGAAGTATTACGACAGTCTGGTGTTCCCGTCACGGAGTTTAGGGCGGCTATTGTGGTCGGATCAGGAAGTAAATCCTTCGAGATGATACGCTATCTCACCGAACGCGTACCCATTATGATATGTCCCTCATGGGTATACAGCAAAGTACAACCTATAGCTATCCGCAATGTGCTGCAATACTTGGTAGCCGCTATTGAGAAACCCAAAACCAAAGATAAAATTATTGAGATTGGCGGCAGCAGCGTTATTACCTATGCCGATATGATGCGGATTTATGCCCAGGTCAATGGATTAAAACGGATCCTTCTTCCCGTTCCGGTTCTGTCTCCTACTTTATCTTCTCATTGGGTCCACTGGATGACTCCTATCCCTTCCTCATTGGCTCGACCGTTAATCGAAGGACTCAAAAATGACGTCATCGTGCAAAGTAATGACGCTGAAAAACTATTTCCCGAAATTAATCCCTTTTCATACAAAAGAGCCGTTGAACTGGCAATGGCCCGCATTGATACAGATGATGTTGAAACAACATGGAATGACGCACTCATCAGTAGCAAAGGAGATGAAGAACCAGTTATTCTTAAAACTAAAGAGGGACTTACTATTGAGCGACGCATTCGTACCGTACATGGTTCATCCCAACAGGTTTTTGAAACATTTTCAAGTTTGGGAGGTGAAAACGGCTGGCCGGTTTTTCAATGGGCGTGGAAACTGCGGGGGATATTAGATCGCATGGTTGGTGGAGTCGGCTTTCGGCGCGGACGTCGTCATCCCACTGAATTACGCGTAGGCGATGCACTCGACTTTTGGCGTGTGGAAGCCATTAAACCAGGGGAATTACTTCGCCTGCGGGCCGAAATGAAAGTGCCGGGCAAGGCTTGGCTCGAATTTCAAGCCCTCCCTAACGACGATAACACTACAAAACTGGTGCAAACAGCCTATTTTGCTCCAAAAGGATTATTTGGACTCCTTTACTGGTATGGGCTATATCCCTTTCACTCGCTTATTTTTTCCAGCATGATTGATAAACTTGCTACACAGATTGAAACCAATAACAGTTAG
- a CDS encoding alpha/beta hydrolase: MLYYKTFFKNKDTDWVVFVHGAGGSSSIWFKQLRTYKKEFNVLMIDLRGHGKSKGMLQKYYEEEYSFKLASQDIIDVLDEIGIEKAHFVGVSLGTIIIRTIGEMQPNRVQSLVMSGAIMRLNVRSRFLVWLGHKFKKIVPFMWLYKLFAWIIMPRKRHSESRNLFIREAKKLYKKEFLKWFNMTHEVNPLLKYFREKELKIRTLYIMGSEDYLFLPPVKRVVKEHSKSVLEIVDKCGHVVNVERPEVFNRVTLNFLKSDNWAANT; the protein is encoded by the coding sequence ATGCTTTACTATAAAACTTTTTTTAAAAATAAAGATACTGACTGGGTTGTGTTTGTCCACGGAGCGGGCGGCAGTTCTTCAATCTGGTTTAAACAACTAAGAACCTACAAGAAAGAGTTCAACGTATTGATGATTGACCTCCGTGGTCATGGCAAATCCAAGGGGATGCTTCAAAAATATTACGAAGAGGAATACTCTTTTAAGCTGGCCAGCCAGGATATCATTGATGTGCTCGACGAAATTGGTATCGAAAAAGCCCACTTTGTGGGCGTTTCATTAGGCACCATAATCATAAGAACAATTGGAGAGATGCAGCCCAATCGCGTGCAATCACTGGTAATGAGTGGTGCCATTATGCGCCTGAACGTACGATCTCGTTTCTTGGTTTGGCTGGGACACAAATTCAAAAAGATTGTCCCTTTTATGTGGCTCTATAAACTTTTTGCATGGATCATCATGCCCCGAAAACGGCACTCCGAGTCACGGAATCTTTTCATCCGCGAAGCCAAAAAACTCTATAAAAAGGAGTTCTTGAAATGGTTTAACATGACGCACGAGGTGAACCCCCTGCTAAAATATTTTCGTGAGAAAGAGCTTAAAATCCGCACGCTCTATATTATGGGAAGCGAAGATTACCTCTTTCTGCCACCGGTCAAAAGAGTAGTTAAAGAGCACTCTAAATCAGTGCTCGAAATCGTAGACAAGTGTGGACACGTCGTAAATGTAGAAAGACCCGAGGTTTTCAATCGGGTGACGCTTAACTTTCTCAAATCTGACAATTGGGCTGCCAATACGTAA
- a CDS encoding adenylate/guanylate cyclase domain-containing protein — protein MYQNSGSILFISDDQQALSRFRQAYVESYNVFTASSIKEAHRTLTDYDIHVTVAKQMMPQMSGLQFCESISHEFPDLTNIIINSSNDTDSLKRAYKTGLIFRFISEPFTDLNLQMAIDNALQIQEAQFKNQQLSQKISKYENKQQDILDLFKKYVPGEVVSQALETEKEDMMKPGESRIVSVLFADMRDFTKMTSELPPSEVVQFLNDYWDILSVAIKENKGSINKYIGDGLLAVFGAPISYINNHENAVSAALQMVDSLERVNAKYSQKLGEEISIGIGINSGEVIVGNVGTNEFMEYTVIGNTVNTASRLEKISKSKPNSIIISERTHELVKDSFQTSDFKEATLSEKDETIKYCEVLGPNPSNVYPMHSQSNTP, from the coding sequence ATGTATCAAAATAGTGGTAGCATATTATTTATATCTGATGACCAGCAGGCCCTGAGCCGCTTTCGGCAGGCCTATGTGGAATCGTATAATGTATTTACCGCATCGTCTATCAAGGAAGCTCACCGTACGTTAACAGATTACGATATCCATGTTACCGTAGCAAAACAAATGATGCCGCAGATGAGTGGCCTTCAATTCTGTGAAAGTATATCTCATGAGTTCCCGGATTTAACGAATATTATTATAAACTCTTCCAATGATACTGATTCTTTAAAAAGAGCTTATAAGACGGGTTTGATTTTCCGATTTATTAGTGAGCCATTTACCGACCTTAACCTTCAAATGGCTATTGATAATGCCTTGCAAATTCAGGAGGCTCAGTTTAAAAATCAGCAGCTTTCACAAAAAATTTCCAAATATGAAAACAAGCAGCAAGATATACTTGATTTATTTAAAAAGTATGTGCCAGGCGAAGTAGTTTCACAAGCACTGGAGACCGAAAAGGAAGATATGATGAAACCCGGCGAATCACGGATTGTCTCAGTCCTTTTCGCTGATATGCGCGACTTTACGAAGATGACCAGTGAATTACCACCTTCAGAAGTGGTGCAGTTTTTAAATGATTACTGGGATATTCTTTCCGTAGCTATTAAAGAAAACAAAGGCTCTATCAACAAATATATTGGCGATGGGTTACTTGCGGTCTTTGGCGCTCCAATATCTTACATCAATAACCATGAAAATGCAGTATCTGCGGCACTGCAAATGGTTGATTCTCTTGAAAGAGTAAATGCCAAATACAGTCAAAAGCTGGGCGAAGAAATTAGCATTGGTATCGGCATTAACAGCGGAGAAGTTATTGTAGGGAATGTTGGCACCAATGAATTTATGGAATATACGGTCATTGGTAATACCGTAAATACGGCATCCCGATTAGAAAAAATAAGCAAGTCGAAACCTAACTCAATTATTATTAGTGAGCGAACTCACGAACTTGTAAAAGATTCTTTCCAAACCTCTGACTTTAAGGAAGCTACGCTTTCTGAAAAGGATGAAACGATCAAATACTGTGAAGTGCTTGGACCCAATCCCAGTAATGTATATCCCATGCATTCCCAAAGCAACACTCCTTAG
- a CDS encoding zinc-binding dehydrogenase, producing the protein MRQIVNRSNGGYDVLEVEEVPDLQPEEDEAIINVKASGLNFADILARKGQYPDGPDKPCVMGYEVAGIVDAVGHEIDDSWLGKEVIAFTRFKGQAEQVAVRELQLFEKPNRLSFEEAAVLPVNYLTAHILIEVMGSLQSYESILIHNVGGGVGIAALDIARHIGATIYGTASKRKHNFLAERGLDYTIDYRNKDWSEKLMDLTDGKGVELITDPLGGKEWKRSYKALRATGKLGMFGISSASEGTGGGLGAMWSMLKTVVQMPFYHPLPLLNKNRGVFGVNLGHLWHEPEKASIWMEYILKGVEEGWINPHVDTTFGFEDVAKAHRYIEERKNIGKVILVP; encoded by the coding sequence CATTATTAATGTAAAAGCATCCGGGCTAAACTTCGCGGATATTCTTGCACGTAAAGGGCAGTATCCCGATGGGCCTGATAAACCCTGTGTAATGGGATACGAGGTTGCAGGTATAGTTGATGCAGTCGGACACGAAATTGACGATTCTTGGTTGGGAAAAGAAGTTATTGCTTTTACCCGATTTAAAGGGCAGGCTGAACAGGTCGCGGTTCGTGAATTGCAATTATTTGAGAAGCCGAATCGCTTGTCTTTCGAGGAAGCGGCTGTTTTGCCGGTGAATTATTTAACAGCTCACATTTTAATAGAGGTTATGGGATCGCTGCAGTCCTACGAATCAATTCTGATTCACAATGTGGGTGGTGGAGTAGGCATTGCTGCACTGGATATCGCTCGACATATTGGCGCCACGATTTATGGTACCGCCAGTAAGCGAAAGCATAACTTTTTAGCAGAGCGTGGTTTAGATTATACTATCGATTATCGCAATAAGGATTGGTCCGAAAAGCTAATGGATTTGACCGATGGTAAAGGTGTTGAACTGATTACTGATCCACTGGGTGGTAAGGAATGGAAACGAAGCTACAAAGCCCTGCGCGCAACTGGGAAGTTGGGCATGTTTGGGATTTCATCGGCCAGTGAAGGAACCGGCGGGGGTTTGGGAGCAATGTGGAGTATGCTCAAGACAGTTGTACAAATGCCGTTTTATCATCCCTTACCGTTGCTTAACAAAAATCGTGGCGTCTTTGGTGTAAACTTGGGACATTTGTGGCATGAGCCCGAAAAAGCAAGCATCTGGATGGAGTATATTTTAAAAGGAGTAGAAGAGGGTTGGATCAATCCACATGTTGATACCACTTTTGGTTTTGAAGATGTCGCCAAAGCTCATCGTTATATTGAAGAGCGAAAAAATATTGGCAAGGTTATATTAGTACCTTGA